The following coding sequences are from one Pigmentibacter sp. JX0631 window:
- a CDS encoding HEAT repeat domain-containing protein: MRRIKNEKNILHFFTSNNFFLGIAFYYKISLFPKEMKPISCNPNEKSTFFVNYKTSNETNFSQFNKNPEKLNFELNGEISEICLNSADNLEFLFDFSKIQVKSNSSILNINSIEPNFAFVNILVSNIGEIIQIKSSQDIEPLLLNLYKEYVKNSFANFKNYNGSGKIWENELLGFEGKSKYSYNFLHSGILQRRFVDDLPNTNSYVINTGKNVEKKYSSDSITSFTLDKRNLSKKISMIRKSKTYLNNRMIAEENTIFEKNVLTEKQTSALDKKILNSLVSNDLKGEEINERLMKKVLLENFKFKDFSSFLNSYTESKKENETEYFLQLKSLMSLNQNTFNEILNFTNKNSISNTFQNILISAAISLGTPESQSFLIELFNQEKDLNRKIVILGNLGNVEHPSKNTEDFIFAQLNPNNNLNLYNTAELALGNIASNLKNYSPEREVYIFNSLLNILKENPNSIKRQVTIYALGNYADSKILETLKQELSSSDEDVRKAAVYALRFINLAEPDDLLAKVLRNEKRESVTLSALEAISFRKQRDDIVSLERILLHESPSELIRMQVLKNFSLIGLQNEINYAKNYDSAKSIRTYAENLLLRFKYDF, encoded by the coding sequence TTGAGAAGGATTAAGAATGAAAAAAATATTTTACATTTCTTCACTAGCAATAATTTTTTTTTGGGAATAGCTTTTTATTATAAAATATCATTATTTCCAAAAGAAATGAAACCTATTAGTTGCAATCCTAATGAAAAATCAACTTTTTTTGTGAACTATAAAACCTCTAATGAAACAAATTTTTCTCAGTTTAATAAAAACCCTGAAAAATTAAATTTTGAACTGAACGGTGAAATTTCTGAAATTTGTCTAAACTCAGCAGACAATTTAGAATTCTTGTTTGATTTTTCAAAAATCCAAGTAAAATCAAATTCATCTATTTTAAATATAAATTCTATCGAACCAAATTTTGCATTTGTAAATATTCTAGTTTCTAATATAGGTGAAATAATACAGATAAAAAGCAGTCAAGATATCGAACCTCTTCTTTTAAATTTGTATAAAGAATATGTAAAAAATTCCTTTGCTAATTTCAAAAACTATAATGGATCAGGAAAAATATGGGAAAATGAATTGCTCGGATTTGAAGGTAAAAGCAAATATTCATATAATTTTCTTCATTCAGGTATATTACAAAGAAGATTTGTTGATGATCTTCCGAATACAAATTCCTATGTTATAAATACGGGTAAAAATGTTGAGAAAAAATATTCATCTGATTCTATTACATCTTTTACATTAGATAAAAGAAATTTGAGCAAAAAAATTAGCATGATTAGAAAATCAAAAACATACCTAAATAATAGAATGATAGCGGAAGAAAATACAATTTTTGAGAAAAATGTACTTACTGAAAAGCAAACTTCTGCACTAGATAAAAAAATTCTAAATTCACTTGTTAGTAATGATTTAAAAGGGGAAGAAATAAACGAAAGACTAATGAAAAAAGTGTTACTTGAAAATTTTAAATTTAAAGATTTTTCTTCCTTTCTTAATAGTTACACAGAAAGTAAAAAGGAAAATGAAACAGAATATTTCCTGCAACTTAAATCTTTAATGAGCTTAAACCAAAATACTTTCAATGAAATTTTAAATTTCACAAATAAAAATTCAATTTCCAATACTTTTCAAAATATTTTAATATCTGCTGCTATCTCTTTAGGAACTCCTGAGTCTCAATCGTTTTTAATTGAGTTGTTTAATCAAGAAAAAGATCTTAATAGAAAAATTGTAATTTTAGGTAATTTAGGAAATGTTGAACATCCCTCAAAAAATACTGAAGACTTTATTTTCGCACAATTAAATCCGAATAATAATTTAAACTTATATAATACTGCAGAACTAGCATTGGGCAATATTGCAAGTAACTTAAAAAATTATTCTCCTGAAAGAGAAGTTTATATATTTAACTCACTTCTAAATATTCTAAAAGAAAATCCTAATTCCATAAAAAGACAAGTTACAATTTATGCACTAGGAAATTATGCTGATTCTAAAATTCTTGAAACATTAAAACAAGAATTATCCTCAAGTGATGAAGATGTAAGAAAAGCAGCCGTTTATGCGCTAAGGTTTATAAATCTAGCAGAACCAGATGATTTACTAGCAAAAGTATTACGCAATGAAAAAAGAGAAAGTGTTACTCTTTCTGCTTTAGAAGCAATTTCTTTTCGCAAACAAAGAGATGATATTGTTTCATTAGAAAGAATTTTATTACATGAAAGTCCCTCAGAACTGATTAGAATGCAAGTTTTGAAAAATTTTTCTTTGATAGGACTGCAAAACGAAATTAATTATGCAAAAAATTATGATAGTGCCAAATCTATAAGAACCTATGCCGAAAATCTTTTACTAAGATTTAAATATGACTTTTAA